A single region of the Plutella xylostella chromosome 7, ilPluXylo3.1, whole genome shotgun sequence genome encodes:
- the LOC125488723 gene encoding serine-aspartate repeat-containing protein D-like — protein sequence KDKDKDKDKDKDKDKDKDKDKDKDKDKDKDKDKDKDKDKDKDKDKDKDKDKDKDKDKDKDKDKDKDKDKDKDKDKDKDKDKDKDKDKDKDKDKDKDKDKDKDKDKDKDKDKDKDKDKDKDKDKDKDKDKDKDKDKDKDKDKDKDKDKDKDKDKDKDKDKDKDKDKDKDKDKDKDKDKDKDKDKDKDKDKDKDKDKDKDKDKDKDKDKDKDKDKDKDKDKDKDKDKDKDKDKDKDKDKDKDKDKDKDKDKDKDKDKD from the coding sequence aaagataaagataaagataaagataaagataaagataaagataaagataaagataaagataaagataaagataaagataaagataaagataaagataaagataaagataaagataaagataaagataaagataaagataaagataaagataaagataaagataaagataaagataaagataaagataaagataaagataaagataaagataaagataaagataaagataaagataaagataaagataaagataaagataaagataaagataaagataaagataaagataaagataaagataaagataaagataaagataaagataaagataaagataaagataaagataaagataaagataaagataaagataaagataaagataaagataaagataaagataaagataaagataaagataaagataaagataaagataaagataaagataaagataaagataaagataaagataaagataaagataaagataaagataaagataaagataaagataaagataaagataaagataaagataaagataaagataaagataaagataaagataaagataaagataaagataaagataaagataaagataaagataaagataaagataaagataaagataaagataaagataaagataaagataaagataaagataaagataaagataaagataaagataaagataaagataaagataaagataaagataaagataaagataaagataaagataaagataaagataaagat